In Miscanthus floridulus cultivar M001 chromosome 5, ASM1932011v1, whole genome shotgun sequence, one genomic interval encodes:
- the LOC136450627 gene encoding sphingosine kinase 2-like translates to MEDRATANVRVDGAPAEATLSDVELRWRRGAAGGAERALSLEREVLGVQVRGKEVVVRAFVAAGAARALSCAGAATGAGGKRCRRDFVLQMADGEGAAVAWGQRLTRCLDSFGRPKRLFVFVNPFGGKKCAKKIYDTEIKPLFEAAGVNITLQETEYQGHSREVASSLDLAEYDGVVCVSGDGVLVEVVNGILQRTDWEEAIKMPIGVIPAGTGNGMAKSLLHAASEKYSVSNAVFAIIKGHKQSLDVCTILQGDTKFFSVLLMTWGLVADIDIESEKYRWMGSARFDFYAVVRIMNLRKYCGSIQFVPAPGYEAYGEPIKQVNNSIVESVEQNGKSHRSCYPGPSVEFQASDWRFIDGPFISVWVNNVPWAAEDIMAAPEAKFSDGYMDAVILRDCPKADLLALLLNMSDGSYVKSPYVTYLKARSFKLSPGQLVENPKRGGIIDVDGEVIARGKGTYGKNEHQDVMAYGHPIQLTVHQALATIYCPDKIR, encoded by the exons ATGGAGGACCGCGCCACGGCCAATGTCCGCGTGGACGGCGCGCCGGCGGAAGCCACGCTCAGTGACGTGGAGCTGCGGTGGCGCCGCGGCGCTGCTGGCGGGGCGGAGCGGGCGCTGTCGCTGGAGCGCGAGGTGCTCGGGGTCCAGGTGAGGGGGAAGGAGGTCGTCGTCAGGGCCTTcgtggcggcgggcgcggcgagggcgctGTCGTGTGCGGGTGCGGCCACGGGCGCGGGAGGGAAGCGGTGCAGGAGGGACTTCGTGCTCCAGATGGCGGACGGCGAGGGCGCCGCCGTGGCGTGGGGCCAGAGGCTCACACGCTGCCTCGACTCCTTCG GCCGGCCCAAGAGATTGTTCGTCTTCGTCAACCCTTTCGGCGGCAAGAAATGCGCCAAGAAGATCTACGACACGGAAATCAAGCCTCTGTTTGAAGCTGCGGGTGTGAACATCACACTGCAAG AGACCGAGTACCAGGGGCATTCCCGGGAGGTGGCGTCTTCCCTCGACCTCGCGGAATACGATGGCGTCGTCTGCGTTAGCGGCGACGGCGTCCTCGTGGAG GTAGTAAACGGAATTCTTCAACGGACAGATTGGGAGGAGGCAATAAAAATGCCTATCGGGGTAATTCCAGCAG GTACAGGAAATGGCATGGCTAAATCACTTCTGCATGCTGCCAGTGAGAAATACTCGGTTTCAAATGCTGTATTTGCCATAATCAAAG GTCACAAGCAGTCCTTAGATGTCTGTACCATTTTGCAAGGGGACACGAAATTTTTCAGTGTCTTGCTAATGACCTGGG GTTTGGTGGCCGATATAGATATCGAGTCTGAGAAATACAGATGGATGGGAAGTGCACGCTTCGACTTCTAT GCTGTGGTGCGCATAATGAACTTGCGAAAATACTGCGGAAGTATTCAGTTCGTGCCTGCCCCAGGCTACGAGGCATATGGAGAACCCATCAAGCAAGTCAACAATTCCATTGTAGAGTCTGTGGAGCAAAATGGAAAATCTCATCGATCTTGTTATCCAGGTCCTTCAGTTGAGTTTCAAGCTTCAGATTGGAGATTTATTGATGGCCCATTTATTTCAGTTTGGGTAAACAATGTGCCATGGGCTGCCGAGGATATCATGGCAGCTCCAGAGGCAAAG TTCTCAGATGGCTATATGGATGCAGTCATACTCAGAGATTGTCCAAAGGCTGATCTTTTAGCTCTATTGCTGAATATGAGCGACGGGAGTTATGTCAAATCACCATATGTTACATATCTCAAG GCGAGATCTTTTAAATTATCACCAGGCCAGCTTGTTGAGAACCCAAAAAGGGGTGGCATTATAGACGTGGACGGTGAGGTAATTGCTAGAGGAAAAGGAACATACGGAAAAAACGAACATCAAGATGTGATGGCTTATGGCCATCCTATTCAGCTGACAGTGCACCAAGCATTGGCTACCATATATTGCCCTGACAAGATTCGCTGA
- the LOC136450628 gene encoding wall-associated receptor kinase 2-like isoform X1 gives MPTMLILHPYLLLLLVALTAFSSTPESESTSGCPDSCGGIAIQYPFGIGAGCFRKGFELICDRSLDRPVLAGTTKPVPLNHLSIRTAEARVMLPVAWQCFNSSDLVYAWSHGDVQFNREEVYRISNGSNQLVVVGCNTLGYTESQRSEGNDYDYGYYTGCMSYCNNSKSAMNGACAGVGCCRLDIPPGLTDNRMNFEVFTHKKRLGFSPCDYAFLVDRDNYTFHTADLKMETNTMMPVWLDWAIRDNMTCDDAKRRAESYACVSANSECRDSSNGFGYVCTCSMGYEGNPYIANGCTDINECESHEYPCKGVCRNTLGSYECKCPSGSYSADPFNDPCNPNFPLAAKITIGAIGGFFIIAVAVFASLLAKEKRKMKDYFRKNGGPIIEEVNKIKLFKKKELERTLKSSNRIGQGGFGEVYKGYLRDETQPVAVKKPKIDVKLAGQFVNEVIIQSRVLHKNIVKLIGCCLEVDVPILVYEYVPNGSLDRILHDSNRVPLNLDLRLQIAAQSAKGLAYMHSEITTPILHGDVKPANILLDEDFVPKISDFGTSRMITVDENCASTIIGNWGYMDPEYVLTGLYTSKSDVYSFGVVLLELFTRKKALDPDNNSILGNSLDTYSKKKRVIELVDPEVAAIGNTGVFHSLAEIIVQSLSTDIDQRPEMADVAERLQYLLK, from the exons ATGCCGACAATGTTAATCTTGCATCCATATTTACTGCTACTGCTAGTGGCATTAACAGCTTTCAGTTCTACTCCTGAGTCTGAGAGCACCTCTGGATGCCCAGACAGCTGTGGAGGCATAGCCATCCAATATCCATTCGGCATTGGTGCGGGCTGCTTCCGTAAGGGCTTCGAGCTCATCTGTGACCGCAGTCTGGACAGGCCGGTGCTTGCTGGCACCACGAAACCCGTTCCACTCAACCACCTCTCCATCAGGACGGCAGAGGCCCGTGTGATGCTGCCTGTCGCGTGGCAGTGCTTCAACTCTTCGGACTTGGTGTATGCCTGGAGCCACGGCGATGTGCAGTTCAACCGTGAAGAGGTGTACCGTATCTCCAACGGCAGCAACCAGCTTGTTGTCGTAGGCTGCAACACCCTGGGTTACACCGAGAGCCAGCGGAGTGAGGGCAATGACTACGACTATGGATACTACACTGGCTGCATGTCTTACTGCAACAACTCAAAAAGCGCAATGAATGGCGCCTGTGCTGGCGTCGGCTGTTGTCGTCTCGACATCCCACCGGGCCTCACCGACAACAGGATGAACTTCGAGGTGTTCACCCACAAAAAAAGGCTGGGCTTCAGCCCCTGCGACTATGCCTTCCTGGTGGACAGGGACAACTACACGTTCCACACAGCTGACCTGAAGATGGAAACCAACACCATGATGCCTGTGTGGCTGGATTGGGCCATCCGTGACAACATGACGTGTGACGACGCAAAGAGGAGGGCAGAGAGCTATGCTTGTGTGAGCGCCAACAGCGAGTGTCGTGACTCCTCCAATGGGTTTGGGTATGTCTGCACCTGCAGCATGGGCTACGAAGGCAACCCCTATATTGCAAACGGTTGCACCG ATATCAATGAGTGTGAAAGTCATGAGTATCCATGCAAAGGTGTTTGCCGGAATACACTGGGTTCCTACGAATGCAAATGCCCCAGTGGTTCCTACAGTGCTGATCCGTTTAACGATCCTTGCAACCCCAATTTTCCGCTTGCAGCAAAAATCACCATCG GTGCAATAGGTGGATTTTTTATCATAGCAGTTGCAGTGTTTGCCAGTCTTCttgccaaagagaaaagaaagatgaaagattATTTTAGAAAGAATGGGGGTCCTATAATAGAAGAAGTTAACAAGATTAAGCTCTTCAAGAAGAAGGAGCTGGAGCGAACACTTAAAAGTAGTAATCGTATTGGGCAAGGTGGCTTCGGTGAGGTTTACAAGGGATATCTTAGAGATGAAACTCAGCCAGTAGCTGTCAAGAAGCCCAAGATTGATGTTAAATTAGCAGGCCAATTTGTAAACGAAGTTATTATTCAATCTCGAGTCTTGCACAAGAACATTGTTAAGCTCATAGGGTGTTGCCTAGAAGTTGATGTTCCAATTTTGGTTTATGAGTATGTGCCCAATGGTAGCCTCGACAGAATTCTGCATGACAGCAACAGGGTGCCTCTCAACTTGGATCTACGTCTACAAATTGCTGCACAATCGGCAAAAGGTCTAGCTTACATGCATTCAGAAATCACTACACCAATTCTTCATGGCGATGTTAAACCAGCTAATATACTTTTAGATGAGGACTTTGTGCCAAAGATCTCCGACTTCGGTACATCTAGGATGATTACCGTTGATGAAAATTGCGCCAGCACTATCATTGGTAACTGGGGCTACATGGATCCAGAATATGTGCTGACAGGCCTATACACTAGTAAAAGTGACGTCTACAGTTTTGGAGTTGTGCTCTTAGAGCTCTTTACTAGGAAGAAGGCCTTAGATCCTGATAACAACAGCATACTGGGGAATTCCCTTGATACTTACTCAAAGAAGAAGAGAGTGATTGAGCTTGTTGACCCAGAAGTAGCAGCGATTGGAAACACTGGGGTTTTTCATAGTTTGGCAGAAATTATTGTTCAAAGTCTTAGTACTGATATCGATCAAAGGCCTGAGATGGCAGATGTAGCAGAGCGTCTTCAGTACCTGCTGAAGTGA
- the LOC136450628 gene encoding wall-associated receptor kinase 1-like isoform X2 yields the protein MPTMLILHPYLLLLLVALTAFSSTPESESTSGCPDSCGGIAIQYPFGIGAGCFRKGFELICDRSLDRPVLAGTTKPVPLNHLSIRTAEARVMLPVAWQCFNSSDLVYAWSHGDVQFNREEVYRISNGSNQLVVVGCNTLGYTESQRSEGNDYDYGYYTGCMSYCNNSKSAMNGACAGVGCCRLDIPPGLTDNRMNFEVFTHKKRLGFSPCDYAFLVDRDNYTFHTADLKMETNTMMPVWLDWAIRDNMTCDDAKRRAESYACVSANSECRDSSNGFGYVCTCSMGYEGNPYIANGCTGAIGGFFIIAVAVFASLLAKEKRKMKDYFRKNGGPIIEEVNKIKLFKKKELERTLKSSNRIGQGGFGEVYKGYLRDETQPVAVKKPKIDVKLAGQFVNEVIIQSRVLHKNIVKLIGCCLEVDVPILVYEYVPNGSLDRILHDSNRVPLNLDLRLQIAAQSAKGLAYMHSEITTPILHGDVKPANILLDEDFVPKISDFGTSRMITVDENCASTIIGNWGYMDPEYVLTGLYTSKSDVYSFGVVLLELFTRKKALDPDNNSILGNSLDTYSKKKRVIELVDPEVAAIGNTGVFHSLAEIIVQSLSTDIDQRPEMADVAERLQYLLK from the exons ATGCCGACAATGTTAATCTTGCATCCATATTTACTGCTACTGCTAGTGGCATTAACAGCTTTCAGTTCTACTCCTGAGTCTGAGAGCACCTCTGGATGCCCAGACAGCTGTGGAGGCATAGCCATCCAATATCCATTCGGCATTGGTGCGGGCTGCTTCCGTAAGGGCTTCGAGCTCATCTGTGACCGCAGTCTGGACAGGCCGGTGCTTGCTGGCACCACGAAACCCGTTCCACTCAACCACCTCTCCATCAGGACGGCAGAGGCCCGTGTGATGCTGCCTGTCGCGTGGCAGTGCTTCAACTCTTCGGACTTGGTGTATGCCTGGAGCCACGGCGATGTGCAGTTCAACCGTGAAGAGGTGTACCGTATCTCCAACGGCAGCAACCAGCTTGTTGTCGTAGGCTGCAACACCCTGGGTTACACCGAGAGCCAGCGGAGTGAGGGCAATGACTACGACTATGGATACTACACTGGCTGCATGTCTTACTGCAACAACTCAAAAAGCGCAATGAATGGCGCCTGTGCTGGCGTCGGCTGTTGTCGTCTCGACATCCCACCGGGCCTCACCGACAACAGGATGAACTTCGAGGTGTTCACCCACAAAAAAAGGCTGGGCTTCAGCCCCTGCGACTATGCCTTCCTGGTGGACAGGGACAACTACACGTTCCACACAGCTGACCTGAAGATGGAAACCAACACCATGATGCCTGTGTGGCTGGATTGGGCCATCCGTGACAACATGACGTGTGACGACGCAAAGAGGAGGGCAGAGAGCTATGCTTGTGTGAGCGCCAACAGCGAGTGTCGTGACTCCTCCAATGGGTTTGGGTATGTCTGCACCTGCAGCATGGGCTACGAAGGCAACCCCTATATTGCAAACGGTTGCACCG GTGCAATAGGTGGATTTTTTATCATAGCAGTTGCAGTGTTTGCCAGTCTTCttgccaaagagaaaagaaagatgaaagattATTTTAGAAAGAATGGGGGTCCTATAATAGAAGAAGTTAACAAGATTAAGCTCTTCAAGAAGAAGGAGCTGGAGCGAACACTTAAAAGTAGTAATCGTATTGGGCAAGGTGGCTTCGGTGAGGTTTACAAGGGATATCTTAGAGATGAAACTCAGCCAGTAGCTGTCAAGAAGCCCAAGATTGATGTTAAATTAGCAGGCCAATTTGTAAACGAAGTTATTATTCAATCTCGAGTCTTGCACAAGAACATTGTTAAGCTCATAGGGTGTTGCCTAGAAGTTGATGTTCCAATTTTGGTTTATGAGTATGTGCCCAATGGTAGCCTCGACAGAATTCTGCATGACAGCAACAGGGTGCCTCTCAACTTGGATCTACGTCTACAAATTGCTGCACAATCGGCAAAAGGTCTAGCTTACATGCATTCAGAAATCACTACACCAATTCTTCATGGCGATGTTAAACCAGCTAATATACTTTTAGATGAGGACTTTGTGCCAAAGATCTCCGACTTCGGTACATCTAGGATGATTACCGTTGATGAAAATTGCGCCAGCACTATCATTGGTAACTGGGGCTACATGGATCCAGAATATGTGCTGACAGGCCTATACACTAGTAAAAGTGACGTCTACAGTTTTGGAGTTGTGCTCTTAGAGCTCTTTACTAGGAAGAAGGCCTTAGATCCTGATAACAACAGCATACTGGGGAATTCCCTTGATACTTACTCAAAGAAGAAGAGAGTGATTGAGCTTGTTGACCCAGAAGTAGCAGCGATTGGAAACACTGGGGTTTTTCATAGTTTGGCAGAAATTATTGTTCAAAGTCTTAGTACTGATATCGATCAAAGGCCTGAGATGGCAGATGTAGCAGAGCGTCTTCAGTACCTGCTGAAGTGA